The following is a genomic window from bacterium.
GGAACTCTGGTCTCCGGACGTGGAAGCAAGCTGCAGATGATCCGCGATGCCATTGACCATTTTTCGGGCGAATTCTCGATTTCTGAGCTGGAAGAAGCATGTCCAATGGTGGGGCGGGATTGGATTCGCGCGACCCTGCGCAGACTGAAAAGAGAAGGCCGGCTCGGCAATTCAGGCCATGGGCCGGCCGCCAGGTGGTTTAAAGCTTAAGCCAAGTATTCCGTGTTGTTTAGAGTTGTTTGGGGTTATTAAGGGTAGTTAAACGCTGATAGTGGTATCATGTGGCATGTTAATACCCTTTCTTCGCTAAATATTCTTAAGACTTAGTTAGAAAACTGGAGTGGACAGACGGGCGAACACAAGGTTCGCCCCTACAAAAGGAAACCGGCATGGCGGCCCGGAAAACCGACCTCCAGACTATCCCCGGCGTGGGCCCGAGCACAGAGCAGGACTTTCTGCGCCTGGGGATAAACCGGGTGGCCGATCTGCGCGGGGCCGACCCGCAGACTCTCTACGAGCGGCTCACCGCACTGGAAGGCCACCACGTGGACCGTTGCGTGCTGTACGTGTTCCGCTGCGCGGTGTATTTTGCCAGCGAGACCCGGCACGAGCCAGAAAAGCTTAAGTGGTGGAAGTGGAAGGATTGAAATGGATTTTAATTCATAGGATAAATAAGAAAGAGGGAATATGGACGAATTCGAAAAATACCAAGACGCCATAGCGGAATCGGCCAAAAAAATCATTACTCCATTACTTAAAAAAAACAAAAAAGAATTAGGAGCAGTTTTCGAGAATTTTATATTTGGTTTTAACGGTCCTTCGACCATCGAGCCAAAACTAACGGCAGAGGAGTCATTCTTTGGAAAACTATTTTACGGCTATACCGAAATATTGCAATCATTAGAAATGCTTGAAGATATAGTTTTCTTTATTGGAAGATATCCTTTTCACAAAACAAGAATTTCACGCGAACGATATCTCCGATTTAATTTAGAAGCATGGCTATCAGAATCTTACATTCTCCAAGAAAGACTCGAACGCTATCTTAAAACAATAGAGAGACTTTACCGAAAAGACTCAAACGCAAGGAATATTAAGCCTGTCTTAAAATCAATAAAAGAAACAATTAATCAAACTTTTGCAAATGTTAACGACATTAGAAACCGACACATTCATCAATACAGACTAAAAGACAACAAGTTAGACCGCCTGGATACCATAGGGCTTTTGGCAAATAACTGGAAAGAGGAAGAAGAAGAAATAAGAAGATTGTTTAAATTGCTCCACATTTCAGAATACAGAAAAACAAGAAAATTTTGGAAGAAACAATTAAACGAAAACAACATAAATATTCGTTTGCTATTTAATAATTATTTTGGCAAACTATCCATAATTATCTTCGACAAAAACACAATGGCCCTCAAGTACCCAGACAATTTTCAAGGAGCCGTCCCTTGTCCGTAACCCTGGATGATGTCAAAAAAATCGCCCTGCTGGCCCGTCTGGAGCTGGATGACACGGCCGCCGAGCGCATGACCCGCGACATGAACGCCATCCTCGGCCACGTGGAGCAGCTCGGCCGGGTGGACACCGAGAATGTGAGCCCCCTGGCCTGGCTGGAGGGCAAGAAAACCCCGGTCGAGCCGGACCAGGTCCGCCGCTTCGAGCACACCGCCGAGGTGCTGGACAACGCCCCCCTGCCCGAGGGCCGCTTTTTCATCGTGCCGCGCGTGATCGAATAGAACGTAACTTCAAACATAGACGGAGCAATCAATTGACTGAGATTCGAAAGCTTGGCGCCGTGGCCCTGGCCGCGTCGCTGGAAAGCGGACAGGTGAGCGCGGTGGAGGCGGCGCGCGAATGCCTGGCCGCGATCGAGGCGGACACCCACCACTGCCTGCTGGCGGTCCGGGCCAGGGAGGCCCTGGCCGAGGCCGAGGCCGTGGACCGCCGCCGCGCCGCGGGCGAGAGCCTGCCGTTCGGGGCGGGCGTGCCGCTGATCATCAAGGACAACATCGTGCTGCGCGGGGCCGCTCCCACCACCTGCGCCTCGAAAATCCTCGAGAATTTTGTCAGCCCTTACGACGCCCACGTGGTGGAGCGCCTTCGCGAGCACGGCCTGGTGATCCTGGGCAAGGCCAACATGGATGAGTTCGCCATGGGCTCCTCCAACGAGAACAGCGCTTTCGGCCCGGTGGGCCATCCCCTGGACCCGGAGCGCGTGCCCGGCGGAAGCTCGGGCGGCTCGGCCGCCTCGGTGGCGCTGCGCCTGGCGCCCCTGGCCCTGGGTTCCGACACCGGCGGCTCGATCCGTCAGCCTGCCGCGTTCTGCGGCCTGGTGGGCCTGAAGCCCACCTACGGGCGGGTGAGCCGCTACGGCCTGGTGGCCTACGGCTCCAGCCTCGACCAGATCGGCCCCCTGGCCCGCTCGGCCGGGGACGCCGCGTTCCTGCTGGGCATCATCGCCGGGCACGACAGGCGCGACTCCACCAGCGCGGATCAGCCCGTGCCAGACTACCGCGCCGCCCTGGACGGTGATATCCGCGGGCTGCGGTTGGGACTGCCGGATGAGTATTTCACCGACGCGCTGGACAGCCGTATCCGCGAGCAGGTAATGGCGGGAGTGAAGAAACTGGAAGCCCAGGGGGCCGAGGTGCGCCGGATCAGCCTGCCCCACACCCCTTATGCTGTCGCCGCCTACTACATCATCGCCACGGCCGAGGCCAGCGCCAATCTGGCCCGGTTCGACGGGGTCCGGTACGGGCACCGCACCGCGCAGAGCGGCAACCTGCTGGAGATGTACCGCCGCAGCCGCAGCGAGGGTTTCGGCCCGGAGGTGCAGCGGCGGATCATGCTGGGCACCTACGTGCTGAGCGCGGGCTACTACGACGCCTACTACATCAAGGCCATGAAAGTGCGCGGCCTCATCACCCGGGATTTCAACCGGGCCTTCGAGCAGGTGGACGCCGTGGTCACTCCCACCGCGCCCAACCTTCCCTGGAAGATCGGGGCGTTCAAGGATGACCCGGTGGCGGCCTACCTGCAGGATATCTACACGGTCACGGTGAACCTGGCCGGCCTGCCGGGAGTTTCGGTCCCCTCCGGCACGGTTGATGGAATGCCCGTGGGCTTGCAGCTCATCGGACGGCCGTTCGAGGAGGCGACATTGCTAAAAGCGGCGAGCATGCTGGAAGGAGGGTTGAGCTGATGACTGACCACGGCTGGGAAGTAGTGATCGGGCTGGAGGTGCACGCGCAGCTCAAGACCCGCACCAAGACATTCTGCCGCTGCAGCACGCATTTCGGGGATGAGCCGAACACGAACGTGTGCCCAGTCTGCCTGGGTCTGCCGGGCGCGCTGCCAGTGCTGAACGCCGAGGCGGTCTCGATGGCCGTGCGCACTGCCCTGGCGTTCGGCTGCACCCTGCACGAGGAGTCGATTTTCGCCCGGAAGAACTATTTCTACCCCGATCTGCCCAAGGGCTACCAGATAAGCCAGTACGAGAAGCCTTTCTCAACCGGCGGCATGGTGGAGGCGCGCCTGGAGGACGGGACCCGCAAGAGCTGGCGGCTCAACCGCATCCACCTGGAGGAGGACGCCGGCAAGAGCATCCACACCGCGACCGCCGCCGGCACCGCGGTGGACCTCAACCGCTGCGGCACCCCGCTGATGGAGATAGTCTCCGAGCCGGACCTGAGAAGCGCGGCCGAGGCCTACGCCTACCTGACCCGCCTGCGCCAGATGCTGCTGTATCTGGGCGTGTGCGACGGGAACATGGAGGAGGGCAGCCTGCGTTGCGATGCCAACATCTCGGTGCGCCGCAAGGGCGAGACAAAATTCGGCACGCGCACCGAGGTCAAGAACATGAACTCGTTCCGCGGGGTGGAGAAAGCCATCGGCTTCGAAATGGAGCGGCAGATCAGCGTGCTGGAGTCGGGCGGCCGGATAGTCCAGGAGACTC
Proteins encoded in this region:
- a CDS encoding helix-hairpin-helix domain-containing protein gives rise to the protein MAARKTDLQTIPGVGPSTEQDFLRLGINRVADLRGADPQTLYERLTALEGHHVDRCVLYVFRCAVYFASETRHEPEKLKWWKWKD
- the gatC gene encoding Asp-tRNA(Asn)/Glu-tRNA(Gln) amidotransferase subunit GatC; translation: MSVTLDDVKKIALLARLELDDTAAERMTRDMNAILGHVEQLGRVDTENVSPLAWLEGKKTPVEPDQVRRFEHTAEVLDNAPLPEGRFFIVPRVIE
- the gatA gene encoding Asp-tRNA(Asn)/Glu-tRNA(Gln) amidotransferase subunit GatA; amino-acid sequence: MRKLGAVALAASLESGQVSAVEAARECLAAIEADTHHCLLAVRAREALAEAEAVDRRRAAGESLPFGAGVPLIIKDNIVLRGAAPTTCASKILENFVSPYDAHVVERLREHGLVILGKANMDEFAMGSSNENSAFGPVGHPLDPERVPGGSSGGSAASVALRLAPLALGSDTGGSIRQPAAFCGLVGLKPTYGRVSRYGLVAYGSSLDQIGPLARSAGDAAFLLGIIAGHDRRDSTSADQPVPDYRAALDGDIRGLRLGLPDEYFTDALDSRIREQVMAGVKKLEAQGAEVRRISLPHTPYAVAAYYIIATAEASANLARFDGVRYGHRTAQSGNLLEMYRRSRSEGFGPEVQRRIMLGTYVLSAGYYDAYYIKAMKVRGLITRDFNRAFEQVDAVVTPTAPNLPWKIGAFKDDPVAAYLQDIYTVTVNLAGLPGVSVPSGTVDGMPVGLQLIGRPFEEATLLKAASMLEGGLS
- the gatB gene encoding Asp-tRNA(Asn)/Glu-tRNA(Gln) amidotransferase subunit GatB translates to MTDHGWEVVIGLEVHAQLKTRTKTFCRCSTHFGDEPNTNVCPVCLGLPGALPVLNAEAVSMAVRTALAFGCTLHEESIFARKNYFYPDLPKGYQISQYEKPFSTGGMVEARLEDGTRKSWRLNRIHLEEDAGKSIHTATAAGTAVDLNRCGTPLMEIVSEPDLRSAAEAYAYLTRLRQMLLYLGVCDGNMEEGSLRCDANISVRRKGETKFGTRTEVKNMNSFRGVEKAIGFEMERQISVLESGGRIVQETLLWDTDKQVVRPMRSKEEAQDYRYFPDPDLLPLVIERTWIEKLRSELPELPHTRESRFVEQYGLPEYDAAVLTAAREVADYYEETLRLAKEA